From Cannabis sativa cultivar Pink pepper isolate KNU-18-1 chromosome 8, ASM2916894v1, whole genome shotgun sequence, a single genomic window includes:
- the LOC115700838 gene encoding zinc finger protein CONSTANS-LIKE 12, with product MEPLCDFCEVVRAVIYCKSDLARLCLQCDVCVHSANLLSRRHERSLLCDNCNRQAAMVRCVDEKMSLCESCDWSYGGGSCSATGHRHRQPMYSYTGCPSLAEFSNIFESFLNEPCLDANHGWGSNVIEPNKDQAIKSSSSSIAIQNVDCMPYFQDQLPFFGDDSVLSKDHSKLKDQNINIPDGNDLFISLNMDAMNFGSNNNEIFNSSQACMNRYPFESGGLDSTILMDKNLSATESNGHTESAMEASSSGQQQDCMAFQASQVCGTANVMQPTMDGGSNCLLLNPTFTSGQVHSSGAISLSNITGESSATDYQDCGMSPVFLTGESWESSLEVSCPQARDKAKMRYNEKKKNRTFGKQIRYASRKARADTRKRVKGRFVKAGEEYDYDPLMTSSGDF from the exons atggaacCATTATGTGATTTTTGTGAGGTGGTGAGGGCAGTGATATACTGCAAATCAGATTTGGCTCGTCTTTGTTTGCAATGCGATGTTTGTGTACACTCTGCGAATCTTTTATCTCGAAGACACGAACGGTCATTACTGTGCGACAATTGCAATAGACAGGCTGCGATGGTCCGATGTGTGGATGAGAAGATGTCACTGTGCGAAAGCTGTGATTGGAGCTATGGTGGCGGTAGCTGCTCAGCCACCGGACACCGCCACCGCCAGCCCATGTATTCCTACACTGGCTGTCCTTCTTTAGCCGAGTTTTCCAATATATTCGAGTCATTTCTCAATGAGCCTTGTTTAGATGCTAATCATGGTTGGGGTTCTAATGTAATAGAGCCTAATAAAGATCAAGCTATcaaatcatcatcatcttctatTGCTATCCAAAATGTAGATTGTATGCCTTATTTTCAAGATCAATTACCTTTCTTTGGTGATGACTCTGTTCTCTCCAAG GATCATTCAAAGCTCAAGGACCAGAATATTAATATTCCTGATGGGAATGATCTATTTATAAGCCTAAACATGGATGCAATGAACTTTGGaagtaataataatgaaatatttaactCTTCACAAGCTTGTATGAATAGGTACCCGTTTGAGAGTGGAGGACTGGATAGTACTATACTAATGGATAAAAACTTATCAGCTACAGAATCCAATGGTCATACTGAAAGTGCTATGGAG GCATCTTCATCAGGTCAGCAGCAAGATTGCATGGCTTTTCAGGCTTCTCAAGTGTGTGGTACAGCTAATGTGATGCAACCAACAATGGATGGTGGTTCTAATTGCTTGCTTTTGAATCCTACTTTCACTTCTGGCCAAGTTCATAGCTCTGGCGCCATTTCCCTATCCAACATTACCGGCGAAAGTAGTGCTACTGATTATCAAGATTGTGGGATGTCACCAGTTTTTCTAACTGGAGAATCTTGGGAGTCATCTCTAGAAGTTAGCTGCCCCCAAGCTAGAGATAAAGCTAAGATGAGATAtaatgaaaagaagaaaaacagaAC gTTTGGGAAACAAATAAGGTATGCATCTCGGAAAGCCAGAGCTGATACTCGAAAACGCGTAAAGGGTAGATTTGTGAAAGCAGGAGAAGAATATGATTATGATCCTCTAATGACAAGCAGTGGTGACTTTTGA
- the LOC133030624 gene encoding B-box domain protein 30 → MCRGLEESNRGSNFVARSSSTDDDTCSVVCELCSSAASVYCQADDAYLCRKCDTWVHGANFLARRHIRCFLCNTCHKLTKRYLIGASVEMVLPTLVTTSSTTTSSDQQRSQCDSSLSKTNCSTTLKTPFLFDGNVGI, encoded by the exons ATGTGTAGAGGGCTAGAAGAGAGCAACCGAGGGAGTAATTTTGTAGCTCGGTCGTCGAGCACTGACGACGACACATGCTCGGTGGTGTGCGAGCTGTGTAGCTCGGCGGCTTCGGTGTATTGCCAGGCCGACGATGCGTACTTGTGTAGAAAATGCGACACATGGGTTCATGGGGCTAATTTCTTAGCCCGGAGACACATTAGGTGCTTCCTTTGCAATACATGTCATAAGCTCACCAAGAGATATCTTATTGGAGCCTCGGTTGAGATGGTTCTTCCAACTCTTGTAACTACTTCTTCAACTACTACTTCATCGGATCAGCAAAGAAGCCAGTGTGATTCTTCTCTTTCCAAAACTAATTGCTCTACTACACTAAAAACGCCCTTCTT ATTTGATGGAAATGTTGGGATTTAA